The following are encoded in a window of Clostridium thermarum genomic DNA:
- a CDS encoding methyl-accepting chemotaxis protein translates to MDYRKNIELKNMILAVGFLLSVIIRTVFDIFLKTEFKTIMVLIIAAIPILLIYCILIKKKYVMATMYFSVFAYPFAIMIMFISNPCWANFILIYYGVILISVYQDLRAMVINAVLSSGLLLYFFISQKVTLFASVSYNELVLYILYVLAGSAVLSVNAFMTKNIYKKMEENYKLTEEAKSRAERLLSKIYDVIKRLTVANEKIKVGISATGQITEEIISSTSDVSDRATKEVDITNSMKESIAVGAEKVSEVTSAIRTMEELSLSTENVVLNSANKVDILSSEMTKVHSDINEVVNLINQLSQENTKIVQIINTINNISDQTNLLALNASIEAARAGEHGRGFAVVADEVRKLAENSKLYTDQVEAILNNISNKTKAVADEVLKEQKSIEVCNKHTKDVKKLFEDINKNTSKVLSHSKNVNLQSMVLENSIKDTLHSVNDISENVETTAAAMEEIFAAIDELSSSISEITSSYNEIDDICKELNSVE, encoded by the coding sequence ATGGACTATAGGAAAAACATCGAGCTGAAAAATATGATACTGGCTGTAGGATTCTTATTATCAGTGATTATAAGAACGGTTTTTGATATTTTTCTAAAGACAGAATTTAAAACTATTATGGTGCTTATAATAGCGGCAATTCCCATATTGTTAATATATTGCATCTTAATAAAGAAAAAATATGTTATGGCTACTATGTACTTCTCAGTATTTGCTTATCCGTTTGCTATAATGATAATGTTTATATCAAATCCTTGCTGGGCAAACTTTATCTTAATCTATTATGGGGTTATATTGATAAGTGTGTATCAGGACTTAAGGGCCATGGTTATAAATGCGGTACTCAGTTCAGGTCTGTTGCTGTACTTCTTTATAAGTCAAAAAGTTACTTTATTTGCTTCAGTTTCATATAATGAGTTGGTGCTATACATATTATATGTGTTAGCAGGGTCAGCAGTTTTATCCGTAAATGCCTTTATGACAAAAAACATCTATAAGAAAATGGAAGAAAATTATAAGTTAACAGAAGAAGCTAAATCCAGAGCTGAAAGGTTATTAAGTAAAATATATGATGTGATAAAGAGATTGACTGTGGCAAATGAAAAGATAAAGGTTGGGATTTCTGCAACAGGTCAGATAACCGAGGAAATCATATCCTCCACCAGTGACGTTTCCGACAGAGCTACAAAGGAAGTTGATATAACCAATAGTATGAAGGAGTCAATTGCTGTTGGTGCAGAAAAGGTAAGTGAGGTTACAAGCGCTATCAGAACCATGGAAGAGTTATCCCTTTCTACTGAAAATGTAGTTTTAAACAGTGCTAATAAAGTAGACATCCTTTCTTCTGAGATGACCAAGGTTCACTCAGATATTAATGAAGTGGTAAATTTAATTAACCAGTTAAGTCAAGAAAATACAAAGATAGTACAGATAATCAATACTATAAACAATATTTCTGATCAGACCAACTTATTGGCCCTTAATGCATCCATTGAAGCTGCGAGAGCAGGAGAGCATGGAAGAGGTTTTGCGGTAGTTGCGGATGAAGTAAGAAAGCTGGCAGAAAACTCAAAGCTTTATACTGATCAGGTAGAAGCAATATTAAATAATATATCTAATAAAACAAAGGCTGTAGCCGATGAAGTGTTAAAAGAACAGAAGTCTATTGAGGTATGTAACAAACATACAAAGGATGTTAAAAAACTATTTGAAGATATTAATAAAAATACTTCAAAAGTATTGAGTCACTCAAAAAATGTTAATTTACAATCCATGGTATTGGAGAATTCAATAAAAGACACTTTACATTCAGTAAATGATATCAGTGAGAACGTAGAAACTACGGCTGCAGCCATGGAAGAGATCTTTGCAGCCATTGATGAACTTAGCAGCAGCATTAGTGAAATAACTTCCAGTTATAATGAGATTGATGATATATGTAAAGAACTAAATTCAGTAGAGTAG
- a CDS encoding energy-coupling factor ABC transporter ATP-binding protein: MSHHKIEVKSLHYSYPDGYEAIRDLSFTIHHGESVGIIGANGAGKSTLLMLLMGLIFPSKGEVLVGDIRLTKKTLPMIRQRLGMVFQNSDDQLFMTTVYDDVAFGPRNYKLEEEEVEKRVVRALDLVGISHLKHRAPFKLSGGEKRAAAIASVLSMEPDVLIMDEPTGGLDPKSRRRLIKLLNSFEHTKIITSHDLDLVLDTCKRVIVIKNGEFAADGEASVILSDEELMHDCGLELPLSVQNCNLCGNVKG; the protein is encoded by the coding sequence ATGAGCCATCACAAAATTGAAGTAAAATCTTTGCATTATTCCTATCCTGATGGATACGAGGCTATAAGGGACTTATCCTTTACAATACACCATGGTGAATCTGTGGGGATTATTGGAGCAAACGGTGCGGGAAAGTCCACCCTGCTTATGCTGCTTATGGGCCTTATATTTCCAAGTAAGGGGGAGGTGCTTGTAGGCGATATACGCCTTACAAAAAAGACCCTGCCTATGATACGTCAAAGATTAGGTATGGTTTTTCAAAATTCGGATGATCAGCTTTTTATGACTACTGTATATGATGATGTAGCCTTTGGACCGAGAAACTACAAGCTGGAAGAAGAGGAAGTTGAAAAAAGGGTAGTAAGGGCCTTGGACTTGGTGGGTATATCCCACTTAAAGCATAGGGCGCCTTTTAAACTCTCCGGTGGGGAAAAACGGGCTGCTGCTATTGCTTCTGTTTTGTCTATGGAGCCGGACGTGCTGATAATGGACGAGCCTACTGGTGGTTTAGACCCGAAATCAAGACGGAGACTTATAAAGTTATTAAATAGCTTTGAGCATACAAAGATAATAACCAGCCATGATTTAGATCTTGTACTGGATACCTGTAAAAGGGTTATTGTGATAAAAAACGGAGAGTTTGCTGCGGATGGTGAGGCTTCTGTAATCTTATCTGATGAAGAATTAATGCATGACTGTGGCTTGGAGCTTCCACTTTCAGTCCAGAATTGTAATCTATGTGGAAATGTGAAAGGTTAG
- the hypB gene encoding hydrogenase nickel incorporation protein HypB codes for MEIKVVRQILEWNIDCSNEVKDILKEKNIYMINVMGSPGAGKTSLIVELIKQLREEFKVGVIEGDIAGQIDAEKIDSLGIPVVQLNTEGACHIEAMSIKNILEYFDLDNLDVIFIENIGNLVCPAEFQIGEDLRVSILSVPEGDDKPEKYPLMFTETDTLVINKQDMIKYFDFDDDRVERVTKGYNNNISVFKVSSKNGEGVGELAQYLKEKIKAKLQDAV; via the coding sequence ATGGAAATCAAAGTTGTGAGACAAATATTAGAATGGAACATAGACTGCAGTAATGAGGTTAAGGATATATTAAAGGAAAAGAATATCTATATGATAAATGTAATGGGATCTCCCGGGGCAGGAAAAACAAGTTTAATAGTAGAACTTATAAAGCAGTTGAGAGAAGAATTTAAAGTTGGTGTTATTGAGGGAGATATAGCAGGACAAATTGATGCTGAAAAAATCGACAGTTTAGGTATTCCTGTGGTTCAACTTAATACTGAAGGAGCATGTCATATAGAGGCTATGTCTATAAAAAATATTCTTGAATATTTTGACTTAGATAATTTAGATGTAATATTTATAGAGAATATAGGAAACTTGGTATGTCCGGCAGAATTTCAAATAGGTGAAGACCTGAGAGTATCAATACTCAGCGTGCCGGAAGGTGATGATAAGCCGGAAAAATATCCATTGATGTTCACCGAGACGGATACTCTGGTTATAAACAAGCAGGATATGATAAAGTATTTTGACTTTGATGATGACAGGGTAGAAAGGGTTACAAAGGGATACAATAACAATATAAGTGTATTTAAGGTGTCCTCAAAGAATGGGGAAGGGGTAGGAGAACTTGCCCAGTATCTTAAGGAAAAGATTAAGGCCAAATTGCAGGATGCAGTATAA
- the cbiQ gene encoding cobalt ECF transporter T component CbiQ — protein sequence MADVISTIHNMRLMDELASKDTFIHRLHPLIKLVTTLVYLTSLISMGRYEVMGLIPFALYPVLVFSLADLPMAPILRRILLVEPLIIGIGILNPIFDNYTVMLGGITISRGWITFVSIFIKCGLTVTASILLVATTGMDKLAAAMRMLRIPKIFVLQLLLTYRYISVLMEEVSRMLRAYFLRAPRQKGIEMKAWGAFAGQLLLRTLDRAQRVYEAMSLRGFNGDINLGRIEKTAVKDYIYLTLWCIFFIIARLYNIPIIIGSLFTGVI from the coding sequence ATGGCTGACGTTATAAGCACTATACATAATATGAGGCTTATGGATGAACTGGCAAGTAAGGATACCTTTATACATAGGCTTCATCCACTGATAAAGCTGGTGACAACTTTGGTATATCTTACTTCCCTCATATCCATGGGACGGTATGAAGTTATGGGGCTTATCCCCTTTGCTTTATATCCCGTGTTAGTATTTTCACTGGCTGACCTACCGATGGCTCCCATTTTAAGAAGAATACTGCTGGTGGAGCCTCTTATTATCGGCATTGGAATACTAAATCCTATTTTTGATAACTATACTGTAATGCTTGGTGGAATTACTATCTCCAGAGGTTGGATTACATTTGTATCTATATTTATAAAGTGCGGATTGACGGTGACAGCAAGTATCCTCTTGGTAGCCACTACCGGAATGGATAAGTTAGCCGCTGCAATGCGTATGCTCCGTATTCCCAAGATATTTGTTTTGCAGCTGTTGTTGACCTACCGCTATATCTCAGTGCTCATGGAGGAAGTTTCAAGGATGCTGAGAGCTTACTTCTTAAGAGCTCCCCGCCAGAAAGGCATAGAAATGAAAGCATGGGGGGCTTTTGCGGGACAGCTTCTTCTGAGAACCCTGGACAGAGCACAAAGAGTTTATGAAGCTATGAGCTTACGGGGCTTTAACGGTGACATTAACCTAGGACGTATAGAGAAAACGGCCGTTAAAGACTATATATATTTGACCTTATGGTGTATATTTTTTATAATAGCAAGACTTTATAACATACCTATTATCATAGGTTCTTTGTTTACAGGAGTGATTTAA
- a CDS encoding ketoacyl-ACP synthase III: MNVKINRIEYYHPKSKFSNDYFLEHFSKQGIDISGLLAVTGREQRYISEDFYENSLTMAIKAAQKTVDKAQINVQDINLVVFVSSTPEYLSPTNSIKIHEALGLGKNANAYDMNGNCAGMIIAMDQVCRVMKSNNSIKYALIVGSDQLVRYSRPTEAITYANFGESACAMLLENVEDGVSDFIDSTSYVDSSLSPYINFPPKGFSTFLPSEKYIDKHNRIIEWIDFNTDDAFASSVDSINKLLSRHNLTKTDVKLYCLSQFAKKNVDMIREALEEPEDKFPFIGNKFGYTGVTSPFLALTESIENNNLQRGDYIILWTVGAGVVASCILLRY; encoded by the coding sequence TTGAACGTAAAGATAAACAGAATTGAGTATTATCATCCAAAATCAAAATTCTCTAACGACTACTTTTTAGAACATTTCTCAAAACAAGGGATAGACATTTCCGGCCTTTTGGCAGTAACCGGCAGAGAGCAGAGATACATTTCTGAGGACTTTTACGAGAACTCCTTAACCATGGCTATAAAAGCTGCACAGAAAACAGTTGATAAAGCCCAGATTAATGTCCAGGATATAAACTTAGTTGTATTTGTTTCTTCAACTCCAGAATACCTATCGCCTACTAACTCCATAAAAATTCATGAGGCCCTGGGCCTGGGAAAAAACGCCAATGCCTATGATATGAATGGTAACTGCGCCGGCATGATTATCGCCATGGATCAGGTTTGCCGGGTAATGAAAAGTAATAATTCAATAAAATATGCCTTAATTGTTGGTTCCGATCAGTTGGTCAGATACTCAAGGCCAACTGAAGCAATCACCTATGCCAACTTTGGAGAGTCTGCCTGCGCAATGCTGTTGGAGAATGTTGAAGATGGTGTATCCGACTTTATAGACAGTACCTCCTATGTGGACAGCTCCTTAAGCCCTTATATAAATTTCCCCCCCAAGGGATTTTCAACATTTCTTCCTTCAGAAAAATATATAGACAAGCATAATAGAATAATTGAATGGATAGATTTCAATACAGATGATGCCTTTGCCAGCTCTGTAGACTCAATAAATAAGTTACTGTCCAGGCACAATTTAACCAAGACAGATGTAAAACTATACTGCTTATCACAGTTTGCTAAGAAAAATGTTGATATGATTAGAGAGGCCTTAGAGGAGCCAGAGGATAAATTCCCCTTCATAGGAAACAAATTTGGGTACACTGGTGTAACAAGCCCCTTCTTAGCTCTTACTGAATCTATAGAAAACAATAATTTACAACGTGGTGACTATATAATATTATGGACTGTTGGAGCCGGTGTGGTAGCATCATGCATCCTTTTGAGGTATTAA
- a CDS encoding energy-coupling factor ABC transporter permease, whose amino-acid sequence MHMSDALISAAVGGTMLAATGGISTYSVKKIHNDMDEKKIPLMGVMGAFVFAAQMINFSIPGTGSSGHIGGGMLLAILLGPYAGFLTMAAVLLIQALFFGDGGLLAFGCNVFNLGFYTCFIAYPLVYKGFIRRGFKAEKIFLASMISVVLALQMGSFSVVLETLLSGKTELPFGTFLMLMQPIHLAIGIGEGLITAAVVTFVWRSRPEILEKSAAGEAFGNISMKKVLTGLMVSVILIGGVLSWFASTNPDGLEWSMEKTAGTAELETPGGIHEILSKIQDKIAFLPDYSFKAEVSGNEEKAEPSEAVWPVVDAGTSVSGIVGGVMTLGLVALTGVAISAVKRKKRKVSA is encoded by the coding sequence ATGCATATGTCAGACGCTTTGATTTCCGCCGCTGTTGGAGGTACCATGCTGGCTGCCACCGGAGGTATTTCTACCTATTCTGTTAAGAAGATACATAACGATATGGATGAAAAGAAAATTCCATTGATGGGGGTTATGGGGGCCTTTGTTTTTGCTGCTCAGATGATCAATTTTTCCATACCCGGTACAGGCTCCAGCGGCCATATTGGAGGTGGTATGCTGCTTGCAATATTATTGGGTCCTTATGCCGGCTTTTTAACCATGGCAGCTGTTTTGTTGATACAAGCCTTGTTCTTTGGGGATGGCGGACTACTGGCTTTTGGCTGCAATGTATTTAACCTGGGCTTTTACACATGTTTTATTGCCTACCCCTTGGTCTATAAAGGGTTTATCCGTAGAGGTTTTAAAGCTGAGAAAATATTCTTAGCTTCCATGATATCTGTGGTACTTGCACTTCAAATGGGGTCCTTCAGTGTAGTGCTTGAAACACTATTGTCAGGAAAGACTGAGCTGCCTTTTGGAACCTTTTTGATGTTAATGCAGCCAATTCATCTGGCTATTGGTATTGGTGAAGGGCTTATAACCGCAGCGGTAGTAACTTTTGTTTGGAGGTCAAGACCGGAGATTCTTGAAAAATCTGCTGCCGGTGAGGCCTTTGGTAATATTTCCATGAAGAAAGTTCTAACAGGACTAATGGTTTCAGTTATATTGATAGGGGGTGTACTCTCCTGGTTTGCTTCTACTAATCCTGATGGCTTGGAATGGTCCATGGAAAAAACTGCAGGGACTGCAGAGCTAGAAACTCCGGGTGGAATCCATGAAATCTTGTCTAAAATTCAGGACAAGATAGCATTTTTACCGGATTACAGCTTTAAGGCTGAGGTATCCGGAAATGAAGAGAAAGCGGAGCCTTCCGAAGCGGTATGGCCTGTCGTGGATGCCGGAACCAGTGTTTCAGGTATAGTGGGTGGAGTCATGACCCTAGGTTTGGTAGCACTTACAGGAGTGGCTATCAGCGCGGTTAAAAGAAAGAAAAGGAAGGTTTCGGCTTAA
- a CDS encoding ATP-grasp domain-containing protein, whose protein sequence is MKRGLLIYNREDYGKNSWFANEFIKNASLYDMYIELVFTDEISLEIQNSSFSVDINGKEADNPTFVINRSRDSIIGKHFELMGCRVFNSSLVTEICNNKAKTHQIVNSKGIKSVKTLLCNKKYFKTNNINLSYPIIIKSVDGHGGSEVYKLDNLEQLNNKVSELKRDEFILQELCSNPGKDIRVFVLGREIIAAVKRYSDKGFKANFSLGGESEKYNLNSVEEETVRSIISILDFDFVGIDFILDNKNRFLFNEIEDVVGTRTLYKHYDIDIVKMYLEHMRKNI, encoded by the coding sequence ATGAAGAGAGGACTTTTAATATATAACAGAGAAGATTACGGGAAAAATAGTTGGTTTGCCAATGAGTTTATTAAAAATGCCAGCTTATATGATATGTATATAGAGTTGGTGTTTACTGATGAAATATCCCTTGAAATTCAAAACAGTTCCTTTTCGGTAGATATAAATGGAAAAGAGGCTGATAACCCCACCTTTGTCATTAATAGAAGCAGGGACAGTATTATAGGGAAGCATTTTGAATTAATGGGATGTAGGGTTTTTAACTCATCCTTGGTAACCGAAATATGCAATAATAAGGCTAAAACTCATCAAATAGTAAACAGTAAGGGCATAAAATCAGTGAAAACCTTGTTGTGCAACAAGAAATATTTTAAAACAAACAATATTAACCTGAGTTATCCCATAATTATAAAGTCTGTAGATGGACATGGTGGAAGTGAAGTATACAAGTTAGATAATTTAGAACAATTGAATAATAAAGTATCGGAGTTAAAAAGGGATGAATTTATCTTACAGGAGCTTTGTTCTAACCCTGGGAAGGATATAAGGGTATTTGTACTTGGAAGAGAAATAATAGCAGCTGTGAAGAGATATTCAGATAAGGGCTTTAAAGCTAACTTTTCCTTGGGCGGCGAATCGGAGAAGTATAATTTAAACTCAGTGGAAGAGGAAACTGTCAGAAGCATAATAAGTATTTTAGACTTTGATTTTGTTGGCATAGACTTTATTTTAGATAATAAAAATAGGTTTCTATTTAACGAGATAGAGGATGTAGTTGGTACCAGAACACTATATAAGCACTATGATATAGATATTGTAAAGATGTATCTTGAACATATGCGGAAAAATATATAA
- a CDS encoding phosphatidylserine decarboxylase has protein sequence MIQYYNRKTGKYETEKVAGDRYLNWIYSSPIGMTILELLVKKKFLSALFGRYCDSRLSARKVPKFISQFDIDMSVCENKDGNFKNFNDFFIRKITKEGRPIDLNESSFISAGDGRLTVYDNIDLDNLVQVKGLTYSFKELLGTSELYDTFDKGICMILRLCPTDYHRFHFVDSGTCSHTKKLKGSYYSVNPVALNKKEKLFCENKREWSVFKSDNFGDILYLEVGATFVGSIIQTYEPGVRVSKGDEKGYFKFGGSTVIMFLQKDKIKIDEDILQQSKLGFETKVNFGEKIGKRI, from the coding sequence ATGATTCAATACTACAATAGAAAAACCGGTAAATATGAGACTGAGAAAGTTGCAGGTGATAGGTATCTTAATTGGATTTATTCTTCTCCAATAGGCATGACTATCTTAGAACTGCTTGTAAAGAAGAAATTTCTTTCTGCTTTGTTTGGCAGATATTGTGATAGCAGACTAAGCGCCAGAAAGGTTCCAAAATTTATAAGTCAATTTGATATTGATATGTCTGTTTGTGAAAATAAGGATGGTAATTTTAAGAACTTTAATGACTTCTTTATAAGGAAGATCACAAAAGAGGGACGCCCAATTGACTTAAATGAAAGTTCCTTTATATCTGCCGGAGATGGCAGACTTACAGTGTATGATAACATTGATTTAGATAACCTCGTTCAGGTAAAAGGCCTTACTTATAGCTTTAAAGAACTGCTGGGAACCTCTGAACTATATGATACCTTTGATAAAGGCATTTGCATGATATTAAGGTTGTGTCCTACAGACTATCACCGTTTTCATTTTGTAGACAGCGGTACTTGCAGCCATACAAAAAAATTAAAGGGCAGCTATTATTCTGTTAATCCGGTAGCTCTTAACAAAAAAGAAAAACTCTTTTGCGAAAACAAAAGAGAATGGAGTGTCTTTAAATCTGATAATTTTGGGGATATCTTATATCTGGAGGTAGGTGCTACCTTCGTTGGATCCATCATTCAAACCTATGAGCCTGGGGTTAGGGTCTCTAAGGGTGATGAAAAGGGATATTTTAAATTTGGCGGCTCCACTGTAATTATGTTTCTTCAGAAGGATAAGATCAAAATTGATGAAGATATTTTGCAGCAGTCAAAGCTTGGTTTTGAAACTAAAGTAAACTTTGGCGAAAAAATAGGTAAAAGAATATAA
- a CDS encoding HD-GYP domain-containing protein, with amino-acid sequence MTEKKKKLHVYDLVPGMVVANDIKSNGKVLIGKGVPVTEYAIKKLKEHYIFNKIEVYYEEDDEETENSERQKIKTVEQIEERFNELTFDVEKVLENVDNLRISGIDEVRRFAAKIQGELKSTSSVVKNIVLYGSGSDTIYRHGVNVTALSTILGKWIGLSGSQLNLLTYAAILHDIGKTKIDKNILDKPDRLTSKEYNEVKMHPTIGYNLIKEVPFLDISVCYGVLMHHERCDGSGYPLGLTGDKIHQFAKIIAIADVFDAVNSDRGYKKSKGPFEALEIIKKESLGRLDYEYCNVFLNHVVNYYMGENVMLNTKKICKIIQVDVNDLARPLLLDDTGFIDLKQHKDLVVEKLVL; translated from the coding sequence ATGACAGAAAAAAAGAAGAAATTACATGTTTATGATTTGGTTCCCGGTATGGTTGTAGCTAACGATATAAAGTCTAATGGTAAGGTGCTTATTGGTAAGGGCGTTCCTGTAACAGAATATGCTATAAAAAAACTCAAAGAACATTATATTTTTAATAAAATTGAGGTCTACTATGAGGAAGACGATGAGGAAACAGAAAACAGTGAGCGTCAAAAGATAAAAACTGTTGAGCAAATAGAAGAAAGGTTTAATGAACTAACCTTTGACGTAGAAAAAGTTTTAGAGAATGTGGACAATTTGCGTATCTCCGGCATTGATGAGGTGAGACGGTTCGCTGCCAAAATTCAAGGGGAGTTAAAGTCCACAAGTTCTGTAGTAAAGAACATAGTACTCTATGGCAGCGGAAGCGATACTATATATAGACATGGTGTAAATGTAACCGCTCTCAGTACAATTCTTGGAAAATGGATAGGGTTAAGCGGATCCCAGCTAAACCTTCTGACCTATGCTGCAATTTTACATGATATTGGTAAGACAAAAATAGATAAAAATATTTTAGATAAGCCTGATAGATTGACCAGCAAAGAATATAATGAAGTAAAGATGCATCCTACAATAGGATATAATTTAATAAAAGAAGTACCTTTCTTAGATATTTCTGTATGCTATGGAGTATTAATGCATCACGAGAGATGTGATGGGTCGGGTTATCCTCTAGGACTTACCGGTGACAAAATACATCAGTTTGCAAAAATCATTGCCATAGCTGATGTTTTTGATGCTGTAAATTCTGATAGAGGGTATAAAAAAAGTAAAGGTCCCTTTGAAGCTCTTGAAATAATAAAGAAAGAAAGCTTAGGAAGGTTGGATTATGAGTACTGCAATGTTTTCCTAAACCATGTGGTTAACTACTACATGGGAGAAAATGTAATGCTGAATACTAAAAAGATTTGTAAAATAATCCAAGTTGATGTAAATGATTTAGCTAGACCACTTTTGTTGGATGACACCGGTTTTATAGATTTAAAACAACATAAGGACTTGGTTGTTGAGAAGCTAGTGCTGTAA